Proteins found in one Neodiprion lecontei isolate iyNeoLeco1 chromosome 6, iyNeoLeco1.1, whole genome shotgun sequence genomic segment:
- the LOC107226973 gene encoding breast cancer metastasis-suppressor 1-like protein has product MPSLKDESDGDGEEMSHDSNDSNQSSASCDSSAEHTDSDDSSEMDEDECERRRTECMENLVDLERQFTLLKEQLYRERITQVDTKLGEVKIGKSEEYLVPLERLKENMKTKTEVAGILKQYRLQNIQNKYLAEEQAALQNFQSEKELIWDYFHNELQEKIRRLEEDRNNVDIHADLWLNSSGRRRRGHTDRRRAVSVAGPYIVYMLNDADILEDWAVIKKSLGSRKAEIL; this is encoded by the exons ATGCCTAGTCTGAAGGATGAGTCTGATGGGGATGGGGAGGAAATGTCTCACGACAGCAATGATAGCAACCAAAGTTCAGCGTCTTGTGACAGCAGTGCCGAACACACAGATAGCGATGATTCCTCGGAGATGGATGAAGATGAATGCGAGAGGCGCAGGACAGAATGCATGGAAAATTTGGTCGATCTTGAAAGGCAGTTCACTCTGCTCAAAGAGCA ATTATACAGGGAGCGAATCACTCAGGTGGACACTAAGCTTGGCGAggtaaaaattggaaaatctgAAGAATATTTAGTACCCTTAGAACGGctgaaagaaaatatgaaaactaAAACCGAAGTCGCTGGCATTTTGAAACAGTATCGGTtgcaaaatattcaaaataaataccTAGCCGAAGAACAAGCAGCGTTGCAAAATTTCCAAAGTGAGAAAGAACTAATTTGGGATTACTTTCACAATGAACTCCaagaaaaaatacgaaggCTTGAAGAGGATAGAAATAACGTCGACATCCACGCCGATTTGTGGCTTAACTCTAGCGGCAGAAGACGCAGGGGTCACACTGATCGCAGACGTGCCGTATCTGTTGCCGGTCCCTACATAGTTTATATGCTTAACGATGCAGACATTTTAGAGGACTGGgctgtaattaaaaaaagtttggGCAGTCGTAAGGCAGAAATATTGTAG
- the LOC124295196 gene encoding skin secretory protein xP2-like — translation MRIALRRFRVLGSLPPGSCALGLLPGVSPIPGQVLRSFCAPSPLPGETVLPGQALRGSCAPGPLPGGTRLQEQALRSFCAPSPLPGETRLPGQALRDSCVPGPLPGETRLPGRALHGSCAPDPLPGETRLQDQEVEEEEEYNPKWLSVVNGGVRQWLEVVGGGRGGGRERPGEQGG, via the exons atgagaatcgcgctccgcagatttcgagtactgggttctctacctcctggatcctgcgctctgGGTCTGCTTCCTGGTGTCTCTCCAATTCCAGGACaagtgctccgtagtttctgcgctccaagtccgctacctggtgaaactgtacttccaggacaagcgctccgtggttcctgcgctccaggtccgctgcctggtggaactcgacttcaggaacaagcgctccgtagtttctgcgctccaagtccgctacctggtgaaactcgacttccaggacaagcgctccgtgatTCCTGCGTTCCAGGTCCGCTGCCTGgggaaactcgacttccaggacgaGCACTTcatggttcctgcgctccagatCCGCtgcctggtgaaactcgacttcaggaCCAAGAGgtggaggaagaggagga GTATAACCCGAAGTGGTTATCAGTGGTTAATGGAGGTGTTAGAcagtggttggaggtggtaggaggtggacgaggaggaggacgagaaagaccaggagaacaaggtggatgA